CTTAATATGAGCTCTTAACAACTCATTTGATTTGTTGATTTCTAGCTTATTTTCAACTAAACCATTTCTTTCTGCAAACTCAATAAACAGTTTTAACACATCAATTTTATTTAAATGCTCATCAAGTTGCTGCCATTTAGAAAATGTTTTTAAAAACTTTCTGTTATCATCTGTATAATCAAAAGCAAAGCGATAAATTAATGCAAGAGTAACAGCCTCCTTAAAATAGTTCGTAATATCAGTAGTGTCATTGGGAACAAAAATATCCGGCATAATACCACCACCACCATAAACTATTTTTCCTGCAGGAGTTTTAAATTTTAATGAATCAAATAATTTAATGCTATCTGCAAACTCTAATTCGCCATTATAATATCTATCTGTAATTTCTTCAAAGTAATTCATTGTACCATGATTATACGACCGTTGAATACACCTTCCTGTTGGTGTATAATATCTTGCAACAGTTAACCTCAACGACGAACCATCATTAAAAAAGACAGGTTCCTGCACTAAACCTTTTCCAAAAGATCTTCGGCCAATTATTGTCCCTCTGTCATTATCCTGTATTGCACCTGCAAAAATTTCACTTGCCGAAGCTGACCATTCATCAATTAATACAACTACTTTTTCATCATGGCAATTTCCATATGAAGTTGCAAAAGTATTTTGTTTTGGTTTAGTCCTTCCTTTAGTATAAACAATAAGACTTCCTTCTTTTAAAAATTCATCCGCAAGATTTGTTGCTGCATCAAGATATCCACCACCATTTCCACGTAAATCAACAATTATTTTTTTCATCCCTTTTGCTTTCAGAGCATCCACAGCATTATGAAATTCGTTAGTTGTAGTTCTTGCAAATTTACTTACTTTAATATACCCTATATCATTCTTTACCATAAACGATGCGTCTACACTTACCAATGGAATTTTATCGCGTGTAATCTCGAAAGGGATTAAGTTTTTAGTGTTATTTCTTTTTACTGAGATTTTAACTTTTGTTCCCTTTTTTCCTTTCAATTTCTTCATAACATCAGAATTTGAAATTTTAACACCGGCAACTAAGGTATCGTTAATTTTTACTATTCTATCGCCACCAATAATACCTCTTCGTTCCGAAGGACCCCCAGCAATTGTATTTACTACAATTATTGTGTCTTTCTGAATATTAAACTCAACTCCGATTCCATCAAATTCACCCTCCAAAGGATCATTTATTTCGTTAAATTCTGATGCAGGAATATACACTGAATGGGGATCAAGGTTTTCTAAAATTGCAGGAATTGACAATTCAACCAAGTCATCTTTTGAAACTGAGTCAACATATTCTTCCTGAATATAACCTAAAATTGCATCCAGCTTATTAGTTATAGGCATGTTATGAATAAAAACAGCTTTGCCACCAGGTAAATAATGTCCGGCTAGCATACCACCCGCAAACATAACACTCAGAATAATTGGCAGATATATATAAAGGCGTTTATTTTTAATCGACATAATTTCTATTCTTCAAAAGGAATATGAATAATCTCCACTTTTGCTTTGGTAAGGAGTTCCAACCCCTCTACATTATGATATTTTTCGCTAAATACTACTCTTGAAATACCTGACTGAATTATTAATTTTGAACATTCAACACATGGTGAAGTTGTTATATATAAAGTTGCTCCCTGACTGCTATTATTAGACTTAGCAACTTTTGTAATAGCGTTAGCTTCAGCATGTAAGACATAAGGATACGTTACATTATTTTGGTCTTCACATTTATTTTCAAAACCAGACGGAGTACCATTATAACCGTCTGAGATAATCATTTTATCTCTAACTATCAGCGCACCAACTTTTCTACGAATACAATAACTGTTCTCAGCCCATATATTGGCCATCTGAAGATATCGCTTATCCAGAACTAACTGCTTATCATCAGCTTTAAGAGTTTCTTTCAACTTATTCATGCAACAAAATTAATAAAAAAACCCTCCATTTTTAGGTTTTTATATCTTAACTATCAAAGTAAAATATTAAATATCTTTAAATTTAGAATATTTTGCTAATTTAATAACCGTATCTTCATGCATAATCCACCACCACAAGCAAGTTTAAAAGAAAGTGAATCCATTGCACGTATTTTAGATTCTGATATCACCATCGATTCCGGATTTTTTTCATAATGTGCATCTTCTCCATCTTCATATATTACTGCTTTGTATAATTTGTTATTTTCCAGAAATGAAAATGAAATATTTAGTTCCCGTTTTTCTTCATTTGTTATAGCTCCGATATACCAATCGTTGGCTTTCCTTCGGGCAATAATTATATATTCTCCGATAGATGCTTCTATTACTTTTGTTTCATCCCATGTAGTTGGCAAGTCTTTTATAAAAGAAAATGCCTTATTTCCATCGTAATTTTCAGGTAAATCTGATGCCATCTGAAGCGGACTATAAAGCACCAGCATTAATGCAAGTTGATTTGTTATTGTACTATGAACAGAAGTATTTCCATTGTCTAAAGAATTCCATTTTTTTCTTTCTGATGCATGTTTTGATAAATCTATATCAAAAATTCCCGGAGTATAATCCATAGGACCGGCAATTCCTCTGGTAAAAGGCAAAATACAGGTATGTGATGGTGGATTACCTTCGCTCCAGGCATTCCACTCCATACCACGAACACCTTCTGCAGTCATTAAATTTGGGAATGTTCGGCTTAAACCAGAAAGTATAATCGGCTCATGTACATCAAGCATTAATTTATATTTTGCTGCTAATTCCATTACTTTATTGTAATGCTGAACCATACATTGTCCGTGATGATTTTCACCAACGGGTACAACAGGACCGGCATATCCTGTCTTTACAACATTTACACCCAGCTTCTGATATAAAGCAAACGCCTCTTCAATATGCCTTTCGTAAGATTTTGTATCACCACCTGTTTCGTGATGACCTATTATTTCGACGCCTTTAGATTTTGCATATTTAACAACTTCCACAATATCGAAATCTTTGTAAGGTGTTACAAAATCGAATGCATCGCTTTTACCCCAATTTTCCCAGCCAGTATTCCAACCTTCTATGAGTACTCCTTTTACATTATGTTTTGCAGCAAAATCTATATATCGTTTTGCATTTTCAATTGTTGCACCATGTTTATCCCCCATATACCATTGTGAAATCCCTAAGTGCATTTCCCACCATATTCCCAAATAAGTCATAGGTTTAATCCACGAAAAATCTGTAAATTCTGAAGAGTCATTTAAATTCAATATGAGATTTGATTCGATCAAGCCACCGGGTTTATTTGTTACAATTATTGCACGCCACGGTGAAAGCATTGGAGTACATGTTTTAACAAGGTCTCCATCTGCCCATGGGACTAAATTTACTTTATATTTTTGATCCTCATCTTTTTCTCTTTTCAAAGTCATTGTTGAATAATTATCAATATCAGCTTCATGAACCGACAAATAAATATTATCTGATCTCCTTATTGTAAAAGGTGTAGCAACATGGGTTGCGCTATCTAAAGGGGTATGATAAAACAATTTTTCCAATGTGTTATAATCAGCCCAACTCCACCAACAATCGTATTTTCCTTTAAAACAAATTCTGCTCTCTTCAGATGTTATAACAAAATCCTTAAGAGATGACTGAACCGGAATCTCATATCTGAATGCAAAACCATCATTATAAACCCTGAAAAAAATATTTAACAACCTACTATTAGAAATCTCTTTAAGTTCAATTTTAATTTCATTATATTCGTTTTTTATTATTGACGACTGCCCCCATACAGGTTTCCAGTATTCGTTAAAATAATTTGTTTTACATTTAATTAACCTAAATCTCATTAAACTATCGTTTCCCTTTAACACAAACCCAAGTGAAGAATTTTTTATTATTGTATCTCCATTAAATAAAAGATTCCAATAAGCCGTTCCATCTTGCCTAAGAATAAATTTAGATTCTAAAACTTTTGAAGGGGAATAAACTGATTGTGTAAATTCTCTTGCAATAATTTTACTTGAAATTAATAATACTAAAGTGCTTATTAAATAACTTCTAGTTAAAATATTTTTAATTATTCTCATTCTGTGAAAATAGCTTTTCTATCTTATTCTGCAAAATTTTATTTTTTATTAATACATCCCTTATTTCAAAACAAACTTAAAATTTGGTTATATGTAATTATTTATTTATTTTTATAATTGTATTTGCGATTCTTAAAAATCTTACAAGTAGATTTTCACATTAAAAAAATTATTTAAAGTATTTATTAAAAAAACAGGCAATGAAAAATATTATTATTCTTATTTGTATGTGCATGTTTATTTTAAATTTTACGAGCTGTGAGCCTAAGGAATATATTTATTATTATGAAGATCAGGAGAATATTCAGAATAAAGTAACAGAAGTTCCTTTTAAAGCAAATGATTTTAGGCTTAAACTCGACTTAGGAACCGACTCCATAATTGTAGATAAAGAAAAAGCTGCACCTATTTCAGTCAAATTAGTCTTTATTGGTCAACACCAATATTACCCACCAAATTTAAGATTTGAAGTTTTTGTTAACAATAAACAAATAAAGTTGGCAGATACTATCTGTTATAATATAACTACAGTATTAGACGACCACGTTACTTATTTTAAAGACAGTTCTACCATTTTAAATATTCCCGAGATAATTTCAAAATTAAAAAAAGAAAAAAACCTGCCGGCAGATTTAAATTATTTTAGTGTTGTTAGTGCTTATCAAAGGTATTATATAGGTAACACTACAAACCCCGACACAATTAATGTTCTAATTAAAACATTTTGGGATACCGGAAAAAGCATTACAGAAAAAAAGTATATTCTAAAAAAAGTCGAAAATAAGAAGGAGGAATACAATTTACCAATTCGTCCATTTGGTTGAATTCATTAATAATAAATATTTTTTTAAATGAAACGCATAATTATTTGTTTATTAATATCAACACCAAAGCTCATAATTGCACAAGACACAATCGTTTATGACACTCTTTTTAATAATAACGAATCAAATAAAAAATTTGAAATAATAAAATCGAGTGGTAAAATTATTAACGGGTTAAAAATTGGCTTATGGAAATCGTATTACGATAATGGTATGTTAAAAGAACAGGGAGAATTTACCATACTTTTAAAAAAGGATATTATAATAATTAATCATCAAGATTGCAATGAATGCGTTATTGATGAGAAAACAATGCGCAATAATTTTAATGAAGAATATAGTATTGAAACAGGCAACTGGACATATTATTATAAAAATGGCAAAATTATGCAATCCGGCACTTATCTCCCAATTTGGAAAATTGACATTCGATGGGCAGAAATTGTAAAGGATGATGGTTCAATAGAAAATATTTCATCAGGTATTCCTGTTTATCCACAGGCAATGCAAACAGGTATTTGGATGTACTATGATGAATATGGTAATTTAACAGATAAAACAACATATGTAGAAGGACAATCGATTGAAAACACAAATAATTAAAATTTCTCCTAACAATAATAAAAATTATAAAATCATGAATACATTTTTTAATTTCAAATATTTATTCGCAACAATTGTTATAGCAATGTGCCCGTATTTAATATTAGCTCAAATTAAAATGGAGTTTTCTTCAAAACCTTTCTCAAAAGGAGGTGCTGAACAAAAAGAATTTACATGGAATACACCAATATATGGTAAAATAAGTATTAATAAACCTTTAAAAAATTATGCAAAAAAGATAGATGCCTATGCAATGGAAAAACTTCATATAAGTGGAGTTTATTCATCGTATATATCATTGTATT
This sequence is a window from Bacteroidia bacterium. Protein-coding genes within it:
- a CDS encoding S41 family peptidase is translated as MSIKNKRLYIYLPIILSVMFAGGMLAGHYLPGGKAVFIHNMPITNKLDAILGYIQEEYVDSVSKDDLVELSIPAILENLDPHSVYIPASEFNEINDPLEGEFDGIGVEFNIQKDTIIVVNTIAGGPSERRGIIGGDRIVKINDTLVAGVKISNSDVMKKLKGKKGTKVKISVKRNNTKNLIPFEITRDKIPLVSVDASFMVKNDIGYIKVSKFARTTTNEFHNAVDALKAKGMKKIIVDLRGNGGGYLDAATNLADEFLKEGSLIVYTKGRTKPKQNTFATSYGNCHDEKVVVLIDEWSASASEIFAGAIQDNDRGTIIGRRSFGKGLVQEPVFFNDGSSLRLTVARYYTPTGRCIQRSYNHGTMNYFEEITDRYYNGELEFADSIKLFDSLKFKTPAGKIVYGGGGIMPDIFVPNDTTDITNYFKEAVTLALIYRFAFDYTDDNRKFLKTFSKWQQLDEHLNKIDVLKLFIEFAERNGLVENKLEINKSNELLRAHIKAYIIRNIFDDKGFYPVALSIDNVYKSAIEYLEKN
- a CDS encoding dCMP deaminase family protein translates to MNKLKETLKADDKQLVLDKRYLQMANIWAENSYCIRRKVGALIVRDKMIISDGYNGTPSGFENKCEDQNNVTYPYVLHAEANAITKVAKSNNSSQGATLYITTSPCVECSKLIIQSGISRVVFSEKYHNVEGLELLTKAKVEIIHIPFEE
- a CDS encoding glycoside hydrolase family 97 protein gives rise to the protein MRIIKNILTRSYLISTLVLLISSKIIAREFTQSVYSPSKVLESKFILRQDGTAYWNLLFNGDTIIKNSSLGFVLKGNDSLMRFRLIKCKTNYFNEYWKPVWGQSSIIKNEYNEIKIELKEISNSRLLNIFFRVYNDGFAFRYEIPVQSSLKDFVITSEESRICFKGKYDCWWSWADYNTLEKLFYHTPLDSATHVATPFTIRRSDNIYLSVHEADIDNYSTMTLKREKDEDQKYKVNLVPWADGDLVKTCTPMLSPWRAIIVTNKPGGLIESNLILNLNDSSEFTDFSWIKPMTYLGIWWEMHLGISQWYMGDKHGATIENAKRYIDFAAKHNVKGVLIEGWNTGWENWGKSDAFDFVTPYKDFDIVEVVKYAKSKGVEIIGHHETGGDTKSYERHIEEAFALYQKLGVNVVKTGYAGPVVPVGENHHGQCMVQHYNKVMELAAKYKLMLDVHEPIILSGLSRTFPNLMTAEGVRGMEWNAWSEGNPPSHTCILPFTRGIAGPMDYTPGIFDIDLSKHASERKKWNSLDNGNTSVHSTITNQLALMLVLYSPLQMASDLPENYDGNKAFSFIKDLPTTWDETKVIEASIGEYIIIARRKANDWYIGAITNEEKRELNISFSFLENNKLYKAVIYEDGEDAHYEKNPESMVISESKIRAMDSLSFKLACGGGLCMKIRLLN